One window of the Pseudofrankia sp. DC12 genome contains the following:
- the lepA gene encoding translation elongation factor 4, giving the protein MSPAVEAPGADQALIRNFCIIAHIDHGKSTLADRMLGVTGVVEARNMRAQYLDRMDIERERGITIKAQNVRLPWNADDGRDYVLHLIDTPGHVDFTYEVSRSLAACEGAILLVDAAQGIEAQTLANLYLAIENDLTIIPVLNKIDLPAAQPEKYAEEIAQIIGCEPTDVLRVSGKTGVGVPELLNEVCRRIPPPAGDPNAPARAMIFDSVYDIYRGVITYVRVVDGSLSTRDRCLMMSTGASHETLEVGVISPDPVPRPSLSAGEVGYVIPGVKDVRQARVGDTMTSARRPATEALGGYRDPLPMVYSGLYPMDGSEYPALREALDKLQLNDAALTYEPETSAALGFGFRCGFLGLLHLEIVRERLEREFGLTLISTAPNVVYRVVMEDTSEHTVTNPSDWPGGKISEVYEPVVDAMVLLPTDFVGAVMELCQSRRGVLKGMDYLSADRVELKYTMPLGEIIFDFFDALKSRTRGYASLDYEPAGESLSDLVKVDILLQGEAVDAFSAIVHKDKAYAYGVSMTGKLRELIPRQQFEVPIQAAIGSRIIARENIRAIRKDVLAKCYGGDITRKRKLLEKQKEGKKRMKTIGRVEVPQEAFIAALSNDASKSNRPG; this is encoded by the coding sequence GTGTCCCCAGCCGTCGAGGCGCCCGGTGCCGACCAGGCGTTGATCCGCAACTTCTGCATCATCGCGCACATCGACCATGGCAAGTCGACGCTCGCCGACCGCATGCTCGGCGTGACGGGCGTGGTCGAGGCGCGCAACATGCGCGCGCAGTACCTCGACCGGATGGACATCGAGCGCGAGCGCGGGATCACGATCAAGGCACAGAACGTCCGGCTGCCCTGGAATGCCGACGACGGCCGGGACTACGTCCTGCATCTGATCGACACCCCCGGGCACGTCGACTTCACCTACGAGGTGAGCCGTTCGCTGGCCGCCTGTGAGGGCGCGATCCTGCTGGTCGACGCCGCGCAGGGCATTGAGGCGCAGACGCTGGCGAACCTGTACCTCGCGATCGAGAACGACCTGACGATCATCCCGGTGCTGAACAAGATCGACCTGCCGGCCGCGCAGCCGGAGAAATACGCCGAGGAGATCGCGCAGATCATCGGCTGCGAGCCCACGGACGTGCTCCGGGTCTCCGGCAAGACCGGGGTCGGCGTGCCCGAGCTGCTCAACGAGGTCTGCCGCCGGATTCCGCCGCCCGCAGGCGACCCGAACGCCCCCGCCCGGGCGATGATCTTCGACAGCGTCTACGACATCTACCGGGGCGTGATCACCTACGTCCGGGTCGTCGACGGCTCGCTGAGCACCCGCGACCGCTGCCTGATGATGTCCACCGGCGCCAGCCACGAGACCCTCGAGGTCGGCGTCATCTCGCCCGATCCGGTGCCGCGGCCCTCGCTGTCGGCCGGCGAGGTCGGCTACGTCATCCCTGGAGTCAAGGACGTCCGCCAGGCCAGGGTCGGCGACACGATGACCTCGGCCCGTCGCCCCGCGACCGAGGCGCTCGGCGGCTACCGCGACCCGCTGCCGATGGTGTACTCCGGCCTCTACCCGATGGACGGCTCCGAGTACCCGGCGCTGCGCGAGGCGCTGGACAAGCTGCAGCTCAACGACGCGGCGCTCACCTACGAGCCGGAGACCTCGGCCGCGCTCGGGTTCGGCTTCCGCTGTGGCTTCCTCGGGCTGCTGCACCTGGAGATCGTCCGCGAGCGCCTGGAGCGCGAGTTCGGCCTGACGCTGATCTCCACGGCCCCGAACGTCGTCTACCGGGTCGTCATGGAGGACACCTCCGAGCACACCGTCACCAACCCGAGCGACTGGCCTGGCGGCAAGATCTCCGAGGTCTACGAGCCGGTTGTCGACGCGATGGTGCTGTTGCCGACCGACTTCGTCGGCGCCGTCATGGAGCTGTGCCAGTCGCGCCGGGGCGTGCTCAAGGGGATGGACTACCTGTCCGCCGACCGGGTCGAGCTGAAGTACACGATGCCACTGGGCGAGATCATCTTCGACTTCTTCGACGCGCTGAAGTCACGCACCCGCGGCTACGCGAGCCTCGACTACGAACCGGCCGGCGAGTCGCTGTCGGACCTGGTGAAGGTCGACATCCTGCTGCAGGGCGAGGCGGTCGACGCCTTCTCCGCGATCGTGCACAAGGACAAGGCCTACGCCTATGGCGTCTCGATGACGGGCAAGCTGCGTGAGCTGATCCCCCGCCAGCAGTTCGAGGTGCCGATCCAGGCCGCCATCGGCAGCCGGATCATCGCCCGGGAGAACATCCGGGCGATCCGCAAGGACGTCCTCGCCAAGTGCTACGGCGGCGACATCACCCGTAAGCGCAAGCTGCTGGAGAAGCAGAAGGAGGGCAAGAAGCGGATGAAGACCATCGGACGGGTCGAGGTCCCGCAGGAGGCCTTCATCGCCGCCCTCTCCAACGACGCCTCCAAGAGCAACCGCCCCGGTTAG